Below is a genomic region from Helianthus annuus cultivar XRQ/B chromosome 2, HanXRQr2.0-SUNRISE, whole genome shotgun sequence.
ACCTACCTTGAGCCTGCGAGACGTTCTGTTTCGCTTAGCTCCTCACCATCGTACCATGACTCCTTCTGGCTGAATCAGGGCGATGAGTCCCACAACTCACACCATTCTTACATTCCTTTGCAACACCTTACTTCCAGAGCTGGTTCAACCCAATGAACCAAATTGAAGAACCAGATGGCCAAAACCCTTTGGGATCAGCTGACCATTTTCCCGAGTACCAAAACATGGATGTGGACGATGATCCAGATCCTGAGATGCCGCCATCAGGGACGCCGACGCATACCATTGAGATTTCCAGCGGATCATCTTTTCATGGTTCGCCTTACAGGGGCCCTGATATCTGGGCCAAAAGATGGAGCACGTATAAGTGGGAGTATACTCCCCCTCACCACAACTCGCCGCCACACCAGCAGGTCCCTTCTGAGGACCCACATTTTCAGGCGGtcacgccaccgccaccaccagcgCCAGAGCAGCCACCACCTCTAGAACCATCGAGGCGGAGAAGAagtgcacggatgtccgtgcgtgGGGGTTTTCATTTTAGCACCCCCCAACACTCCTCTAACTACCCTATGCTTTATGAAGACCCGCAAATGGGTGGGCCTCCAAACGCCGTTTCTGAAGTCGACTTCGCACCAGTCGCACCTGGACCACCCATGGGTTATGAAAACCCAATTCCATCGTACCCAAGTGCAGCTgggtacaacccgtttgagcagcaaGCTTACTCGGGTTATAACTACAACAATGCACCTGCTGTCGATCCGTACATAGAGGCAGCAAACTTCAATGCTCTCTACCTTGGGCCCTTTCCACCTACGTACCCAACTAGGTACCCTGGATATGAGTATCAATacccaccacctcctcaacctcagCAGCAGTAGCCGCCTCAACCCCAAATCCAGCAACCACAGCAACAAGAAATTCTCCAGAGGTTGCATGAGGTGGAACAAAGGGTAGACAAAGAGCGTAGAAGTCGCCGCGGTCTTCTAAAGGATTGGCAAACCTCATTAAGGGGAAAAGAAGAGGGATTATTAGTGTAAGATCGGGGAATCGAtcaaaacgagtcgatcagaagagttctagactAAATCAGAGGcgaaattcattgatttgatcttcattcagcttgatatacactttaGAAGTAGATTAACTGTCGATTGTATTGATATAACACTATTACACGAGCTGGCGACAcctcggcagagcttcgctaccggaattaGAAAGTTCTCCAAGTTACGAATGAAATCCCAAGACCCACTATATATAGGAAAGCCCAGGTCGCACCAAACAACCCATACGAGCTGGCCCAGGTCGCACGACCTGGCCCATGTCGCACGACCTGGCCCAGTCCTCATGAACTAGTCTTGTCCGTACGAACTGGTCAGTTCGTGCGAGGCGACTGCTTCTGGACTGTTTCCCGTTTTTCTCGTACAACACGTCTTGGTCtgtctattctattacatgactcgatacaagacgaagtcaactgacatatgcaccaacaaactcccccttggatgatgacgagtcttcagtgtgtcgagtcttcagtcttgatcagtcttctcgctctctccaaaatgtctttctctgtaagcatcctcatcaatctttctcttcttcttATCAGAATCTCAATCTGGCACTATCCTCTCTCTAATTTTCTTGATCAGATATCTTGATTCTTTAAACTCTTCAGCATTAGCAACTTATATCTCGAGCGCTATTCCAAGATCTGTATCTGGCTCTTAcgacttcagactccccctttcgataagctgggatcacAGTCTGGAATTTTCTATCTACAGGCTTTCACATGTTCAGTAACGTCtcctggctctccgtagcaacAGAATCAGAAATCTGGCTCTAATCTGCATATGCTTATGCGGAAATCCTCTGGAGTCGAAACTTCGCTCTTTTAAAGTTTTTTACCTGCATATActctacccaaaagtaaatttcacaaattttaaaatttaacaattttagaaTCCACTTGTAGATATCGTTTAACATTTCTCAAATAAACCACTTGTAttcaaaacacacaaattttgtttcaaattaatgaaccatttaatcatttcaatatcatttctcatttcaaacaaactctcccaaaccagttattcatcatgtttagcactcggaattttgaaaaacagcttttcaacatcagttgccgaaaataagatgaaataaaatctttttgatttttcaaaattttatgctaaaaacaCAATCTTTTTGGGCTTTTGTTTAATGAAAAGCAGTATGttaaaatgcaataaagaaatatttacagacaatattttgtgagtttgtgtaagaggatcatatcagttattgaggcttatcactaacaccgttgacctttttagactttaagttttaaacaaattcacttatattgtcagtattgttgtccacttaaacctctacacaagtttcaatcgattcgagatacgaatttgtgttttaaggacttaaacttattcgcgtgttccACCTCTGAATATACTCcagtatcaaaattccctagattcagtcttacaggtgagtataccaatttgatatctgtatctgggttaatgcgagaccttgagagctcaggtatgaacttccgttcagtcaaagagatgaaggctcgacttttggtgtgttccctttagggaatcttttcttcaactgcaattgattcatatctttcgatatttttcaatttttatgcagagggtaagctttttaaagcgcgtaaagtattatacgaagtctaggccattgcttccgcaacaTCAGAAGactaggtataataccccagatatcaaacagcataaagacctagtatctcagaatcaagatttcgggggttacccatatatccgagagatgttccccacaagataagtaagtattgatatttaggtttatatctcaaattcAATCTACTAGTCGTGCGAagtctactggcacatcatcagtgagactcgtttaaaaacatttttctttacatttctttagcatgttgtgatagtccactgatgtactatcatttcctctttttcaaaacaaaaactcagactagtttttttttttttgaaaaaatcaaaaatgtgtttttaatgattttggatttttttagattttatcatgtttttagatttttcaaattttcaaaatttctaaattttttactccccctaaaataaaaaatatgtttcaatttttgattttcaaggaaaatttgaaaatgaacGCAATAacctgtacaaataaaatgacaaactgatgtgaattgcttcaattcgccatacACTTGatgtaaacaatcagaactcccactgacaacaaactattttcccattatgatttcaaaacacttaagtttgttttaatcaaaatgggtTTTCCTGAAAATTAGTTCTGTTGAATTCACACATcatggggtttcatcacattgttctttaACCACTAGTATGAAAGtaaaatcaagttcaatttaatgaccttgattaaccacttgtaaaaacaatcACTTTTCCTTTcctttaaccacttgtaaaaatcaaACACTTGTAGGTTTTTCACACAAACATTTTTCAAGAAATATGACACTTGTAAGTTCTTatcaacaataccacttgtaaatcgaaatatcacagttgtgaatttctcaagaaagatgccgattcctactccccaattaccaacctgggagttccggcaagtcaggattttttaAGCATGGAATACAGACACCCtagcctgaccagctttgggtgtaACCTGTTCAATTTCACTTGATctttgaacattcctttttgaTTCATagaaatcttttacccctttgggCCTACCATCGaccatcttaccaaagatatgtttcACATTGCCATAgaaagccttttcgacatcaaattctttcttttcagaatagaattgattcgagatttcCACTTTTCCAACTTTTGATTAGAAATTTTCAGCccacaatggtggaaagtttgcgtcatccattggcggaactgaattttctctttttagattaacttgtggctcctctgactttgacgagtcagattcatcgccatatttaacatctgatttcttaacaacccacttgtggTTATTAAGAttcactcttcttttgtaaaacctttttgaactctcaccaacttcaaatgtagaatttttaagCACTTTGAATTTGTCCattggtggttcagttttatcaacaattttctctttgagtttagaaGACACTCCCTGTTGTATGTTGGTTGCCATTGGACAGTTCCAGGAGATATGACCAACTTTTTTGCATCGGTAATAGGTTTTTGTCTCCTTTTTCTGATTAGCTTCATTCTTCTCATGTTTCTGTTTTTCTGCAAGAAACACTTTgttcgattgcttccagaatgagctctttttctcttcttcagaacttgctcctgaaacaaatacagtttttgatttaaaatctttaatattttgattattttcaacatcaaaacccaaccccttctttttgaaattgctTTTATGATTCGGTTTCTTTTGATGACCTGGACCGAAACCTTTCTttttgtttaaacgttgttgaactcttgaagtatatttaggttttgaaaatcccattttatcttttatttctgaAAACTTTATTCGTATCAATTTAAAAACCGTTTTAATATTTTCAATTttcacatttttaattggaaattcGTCATcggaatataatttgtctgaatcattcaaagtatacgcCACTTTGATTGTTTCGTCatttaaattattttttgataacataaaatctttattgtaaaccctatTGACCGATGATTTCGAACTGTCAACTGATGAACTTGAGCtctcagattcagactttgactctgactcctcatccttatccaacacctaatcgaacactttctttattaactcagactcatgatcagtgtcagacgatgtgaatgtgacgtcaGTGTTGTttggtaactcatcagttgtttcagactttaactttatattgactgccttttgagTTGTTCcaatttggttttctgggagaataaccttgtaggatcgttttaccgaccgAAACGAGTCgctcagaggcgttctactcaatatgaaaggcggaaagaGACATATTGAGATtgattcagctagatattcactttaaatgtctttctgattgatttgacaCAGTTTTACAGCGAaatgacacttcggcagcacctcggcttcGGAAACACACATACATGAATtaattcaaacgaaattacctgacccctatttataggctgactGATTCCGCACCAAACGATTCAAACGAAATCAGGTACAAGCGGAATTACAATTCAAACGGATATACATgctaattccgtacggaattacctgatggtaatttcgtgcggaattacctagttcatgcgaaattagctttttgacatgttttcttGAACTTCGTGCCctgaacaatgcaagactcgatacaagacgaagtcgacagacgtatgcaccaacagactccccctcggatgttgacgagtcttaagagtcgagtcttcaacgtcttcagtctttatctgtCTGTCTGCTTTTTCTGAAGTATCTGACAGTGTAAAACTTCTTTAATCTTTTCTCTTCTCTTTTCTTtagcaccaacaaactcccctcGAACAAATAATCTTCCCTTGGAtgacttcagactccccctttcgatatacTGGGATCTCAGCTTGGCGTTTTGAAATCACAAAGTCCACAGGTATTGGAACCTGGCTCTTTATCATTCTGAATTAGTATCTGAACCCTGACTAACCTGCACAGTCTCAACCttataaatttcacaaatttaaaatttggcaaatttatataccacatgcaagaattaaaatctgatgaaccacttgaaagtaAACACTCAAATATTTTTCTCAttatacaaactccccctcaaattgatgttcatcatgtttagcatggaattttgaaaatcagcttttcaacaacAGTTGTAGAAAATCTTTTTCGATTTGAGTTTTTttaatttatgctaaaacacacttaaaatctttttggatttttgattttaaagaaatgcaataaagaaatatttacaatcaatctttttgtgagtttgtgtaagaggatcatatcagttttttagacaaatcactaacaccgttaagctttaaacattttcagttctaaacaattcacttagattgtcagtatactgatccacttaaattttcacacaaagttcaacagtttggagatacgagattaatgttttaagaacttgaagttattcgcgtgtcccacctcaaaatatactcccgtatccagacttctatattcagtcttacagatgaatatacactaatgatatctgtaaacaggtaaatgcgaaaccgtgaaaGCTCAGGTCAGAACATCCGTTCATGCAGAGAGATGAccgctcgtctttaggtgtgtcccgtttggggatcttttcttcaactgccattgatacatatctttcgatatttttcaaatttttagtagagggctggctttaagattaaagcttttgcaaagtattatacgaggactaggctattgctcccgcaaaatcagaagtcctggtataataccccagatatcaccacgcacaaagacctagtatgtcagaaatagaaaatctttcaaacaagatttcgggggttacccatatatccgagagatgttccccatgatataagtaagtatttgatatttatgtttatatcccgaaaacaatctactgaatgtgcaaaaacctactggcacatccatagtgagaccgtttatcacatttgactttccaattcttaaGCATGCtctgatagtccactgatttactatcatttcctctttttacaacaaaactctttttgattttatcatgtttttggattttttcaaattttctaatgtttttggattttctgaaatttccttactccccctaaaattcaaaaacatttaaagaaacttgaaaacaaactatacaaataaaataacaacagttgtgaattgcttcaattcgccatccacttggcataaacaatcagaactcccccttacaacaaactattctcccattatgatttcaaaacacttaagtttattttaatcaaaatggtttttccggaaaataagtttcgttgattttaccacttgtaggggaAAACTCATCATattgttttcaaccacttgtaaatTCACTAACTTCTGTACCATTTGAAAAACATATGACAATATCACAAAAataccatttgtagaaaatcatgtacaacttaatgtccctgattaactACTGAAgaatcgaaatatcacagttaccaacttgttaatttctcaagaaagatgccgattcctactccccaattaccaacctgcgagttccggcaagtcaggattttacttgtgaaaaacagccatccaagcctgaccaaacttggatgtTTCCTCCTCAACTTCGCTTGGGtaataagttgctttctttgtttcataaaaatcttttacccctttagcctttccctcgaccatttttccaacaatctttttaacatttccattaaacactttctcaacatcaaattctttcttctcagaatagaattgattcgagatctcaaccttaccaacttttgatttaaaattctcagccctcaatggtggaaaattaacaTCATCTATTGGAGGCACTGAGTTTTCTTTTTTAACCTCAACTTGtagctcctctgactttgtggaatcagattcatcaccaaatttttcaacaaacttcttaACGACCCACATTTGATTGTCATGCTTAGCtctctttttataaaaacttgtctttgaacactcaccaacttcatatattgaattttcaaaaattttaaatttgtaagttggtggttcatttttctcaacaactttttctttgagttttttagaaacttcctgttttgttttTACCGCttgagaacagttccatgcaatgtgaccaacttcattgcatttgtaacaggttcttgtttccttTCTTTGTTAAGCTCCATTCTTCACTTTcacttgcttcttggcaaggaattctctgtttgattgcttccagaatgagctttttgatTCCTCTTCACAACTTGTCCCtggaacaaattttgtatttgttttagaagtttTTTCATGGTTATAATTTTCAGATGGAATAAAACCTAAGCCTTTCTTTTTTAAATTAccattatgatttggtttcttttgaaaaccagaatcagaactgtaaccttttttcttgtttaaccgttgctgaactcttgaagtgtattttttaggttttgcattaagatttacatcttttattttagaaatattaatttctgttaatttgaaaacctttttgatcttttcagTTTGAACACTTTtcttggaaattctttatcagaaaataatttgtcagaatcattcaaagtgtatgcaacttcgaACTTTTCAtccttcaaattagattttgataaaagaaattctttattgtagaTCCGTTTAACCGACAACTTTTTACTGTCAACTGATGATGATCCCGGACTTTCAGACTCAGACATTGACTCCGACTCCTCGTCTGTTTCCAACatctgatcgaccaccttttttattaactcagactcatgatcagtgtcagacgatgtgaacgtgatgtcaatgttttctggtaactcatcagttgtttcggattttaactttatatctcattcggttttctaggagagtatccatcccaaatcggaggcggacacttgttataactaacactctgtttcttaccagtatccttcttctttggcttttcatcttgaaatgcttcaagacctgcaacagttaGATAAATTCGGTCAATTatataatcagaactagaataactttgtaagaGTCTTCTAATTCTTTCAATTTCAATCTTTTCTACAGtagaaactctataaaataatacacttgggaccaccaaaatttattaattaaaagagttattaattaatcgataaattaataattattaatttatatattaattaatattttattaatttatagtagaaTACTTAGTTTACAAACACCTTTCAAGCTTCCACTTAATTATTGTATACAATGCATGTATATCAAATGAATGGCCCAACTTGAAAGAAACCTTCAATCTCCCACCTTATTATGCTTCTTGTGTTCAATGTATCACCTTATGgacattaaaaatattttctatataaaTACAAGATCAAAATAGGTTAACACAAACAAATCATACACACAACATGGCTTCCCATCTTAAAggtgtgaaaaaaaaaacaacaatgacAGACGAGATTCGAAGAGCATTATGCAAGCACAACAAAGATAATCCAAGTCTCACTCAAAAGCAATTGCAAGAATGAGTTCATAGTAACTATGGTCTGCAGGTGAGTCAAGCGACAATATCGAATACAGTTAAGCGGTCTTTAGAGTATCTCTCACTTGCTCCCGAAAGAGGCGATGTTAAGCGACACAAACCGGCAAAATTTCCTGACCTAGAAAAATCTCTCTATGAATGGATTCTTCAATATCAAGAACATGTGAATATGGCAGGTGAACTAATCATCGAGAAGGCGAAAAAGTTCATGAAAGATATGTATCCAGTGGATACTCCAGGCTTTCCTTTTTCTATTGGTTGGCTTGGAAAGTTCAGCGCAAGATATGGAATTAAAAATTTCCGACGTTTTGGAGAGAGTGGATCTGTTGAAATGGAGGGCATGGAGGACAAATTAAAATCGATAAGAGACAAAGTTGATCAGTTTGAAATGAAAGACATCTTTAATATGGATGAAACAGGTTtgcttttttattattttattttatattttgtaCTTTAGTGATGTAATTATTTACATGTTTTGATCTTAAACAGGTTTGTTTTTTAGACTTCAACCGGATCATTCCCTTGCAACAATGCAGCTTGAAGGGAAAAAACAAGACAAGGAAAGACTAACTGTTGCTATTTGCTGTAATGAGGATGGTTCGGAAAAACTTCCTTTATGGATTATTGGGAAATATGCTAAACCAAGGTGCTTCAAGAATGTAAACTTGAACAGTCTGAACTGTGAGTACCGTGCTAAcatgttggatctgagtttcttttttattgtattttgtgtttgaagttaagataaaaatggatgagttgtgcagcggaattaaaatgaaaacaaactttgcatacaatcaaatgagagtaatactttaatcaaacatctttta
It encodes:
- the LOC110880430 gene encoding leucine-rich repeat extensin-like protein 5: MNQIEEPDGQNPLGSADHFPEYQNMDVDDDPDPEMPPSGTPTHTIEISSGSSFHGSPYRGPDIWAKRWSTYKWEYTPPHHNSPPHQQVPSEDPHFQAVTPPPPPAPEQPPPLEPSRRRRSARMSVRGGFHFSTPQHSSNYPMLYEDPQMGGPPNAVSEVDFAPVAPGPPMGYENPIPSYPSAAGYNPFEQQAYSGYNYNNAPAVDPYIEAANFNALYLGPFPPTYPTRYPGYEYQYPPPPQPQQQ